The Terriglobia bacterium genome window below encodes:
- the zwf gene encoding glucose-6-phosphate dehydrogenase, which yields MSSIIEATPMDRTAVAQWPKGDSCVLVIFGASGDLTRRKLVPALYDLACLGCMNPKFDVLGIGRTPMTSEEFRARMHDAAAASKEARDFSGAQWAEFEKRLSYLAGDPNDTEFYPRLRAQLEEMRAAGSSSNHLFYVSTPASVAHPIIEGLGAAGLNRNANGWSRIVLEKPFGRDLGTARELNATVLRTFAERDVYRIDHYLGKETVQNMLVFRFANSLFEPVWNRNYVDYVEITAAETVGVENRAAFYEETGALRDMVANHLLQLLAITAMDPPIAFEADAVREQKVQVFRSIRPMTREEVARRTVRGQYGPGEIDGRPVPAYRHEPGVSPGSSTETFVAIEFHVDNWRWAGVPFYVRTGKRLPRQLTEVRVHFKRTPQALFARTPDEQIEPNVVVISIQPDEGVVLQFGAKKPGSHMQVVPVQANFSYRTAFDGSTPVAYETLLLDAMRGDATLFTRGDEIEAEWNIITPIEEAWEQLPPPEFPNYAAGSEGPNPANELISEELRGWHTIAPPLRRAA from the coding sequence ATGAGCTCCATTATCGAAGCCACTCCCATGGATCGCACTGCCGTGGCGCAATGGCCCAAAGGCGACTCCTGCGTGCTGGTCATCTTCGGCGCATCCGGCGACCTGACACGCCGCAAGCTGGTTCCAGCACTTTACGACCTGGCGTGCCTGGGCTGCATGAATCCCAAGTTCGATGTCCTCGGCATTGGCCGCACGCCGATGACGTCGGAAGAGTTCCGCGCCCGCATGCATGACGCCGCTGCGGCTTCCAAAGAAGCCCGCGACTTCAGCGGAGCGCAGTGGGCCGAGTTTGAGAAACGGCTGTCCTACCTTGCAGGCGACCCGAATGACACGGAGTTCTATCCGCGTTTGCGCGCACAACTGGAAGAGATGCGCGCGGCTGGCAGCAGCAGCAATCACCTTTTCTACGTCTCGACCCCAGCTTCGGTTGCCCATCCCATCATCGAAGGTCTGGGCGCCGCCGGGCTGAACCGCAATGCGAACGGCTGGTCGCGGATCGTGCTGGAGAAACCTTTCGGCCGCGACCTCGGCACCGCGCGCGAACTCAACGCCACCGTGTTGCGCACCTTCGCCGAGCGCGATGTCTATCGCATCGACCACTATCTCGGCAAAGAGACCGTGCAGAACATGCTGGTCTTCCGCTTTGCCAACTCGCTGTTCGAGCCGGTGTGGAACCGCAACTATGTCGATTATGTGGAGATCACGGCGGCCGAGACCGTGGGCGTCGAAAACCGCGCCGCGTTCTACGAGGAAACCGGCGCGCTCCGCGACATGGTGGCCAACCATTTGCTGCAACTGCTCGCGATTACCGCAATGGACCCGCCGATCGCATTCGAGGCGGACGCGGTGCGCGAACAGAAGGTGCAGGTGTTCCGCTCCATCCGTCCGATGACCCGGGAGGAAGTGGCACGGCGGACGGTTCGCGGCCAGTACGGTCCGGGCGAAATCGATGGCCGCCCTGTCCCGGCGTACCGGCACGAACCGGGCGTCAGCCCAGGTTCGTCCACCGAAACTTTCGTAGCGATCGAATTTCATGTCGATAACTGGCGCTGGGCCGGCGTGCCGTTCTACGTGCGCACGGGAAAGCGCTTGCCACGCCAACTGACGGAAGTGCGAGTGCACTTTAAGCGCACGCCGCAGGCGCTGTTCGCGCGCACCCCCGACGAGCAGATTGAACCGAATGTTGTGGTCATCAGCATCCAGCCGGACGAAGGTGTTGTGCTGCAGTTCGGCGCGAAGAAGCCGGGCAGCCACATGCAGGTCGTGCCCGTGCAGGCGAACTTTTCTTATCGCACGGCTTTCGACGGGAGCACGCCAGTCGCCTATGAGACCCTGCTGCTCGATGCCATGCGTGGCGACGCCACGCTGTTTACGCGCGGCGATGAGATTGAGGCGGAATGGAACATCATTACGCCGATCGAGGAGGCGTGGGAGCAACTGCCGCCGCCGGAATTTCCAAACTATGCCGCCGGCAGCGAAGGTCCCAACCC
- the rpiB gene encoding ribose 5-phosphate isomerase B: protein MRIAVGADHAGVPLNEAAISELRRLGHEVVDLGTHDPTQPDDYPDYAAAVTEEVASGRCERGLLICGSGVGVAVAANKFRGIRAGMCHDIYSAHQGVEHDDMNILCLGARVIGPELMLDLVRGFVAARFTGEERHRRRLAKVMALEHRLLEK from the coding sequence ATGCGTATTGCCGTGGGAGCGGATCATGCCGGCGTCCCGCTGAACGAGGCCGCGATCTCCGAACTGCGGCGGCTCGGGCATGAGGTCGTCGATCTGGGCACGCACGATCCCACGCAGCCGGATGATTATCCCGACTACGCGGCCGCGGTCACAGAGGAAGTGGCAAGCGGCCGCTGCGAGCGCGGATTGCTGATCTGCGGCAGCGGCGTAGGGGTGGCGGTTGCAGCCAACAAGTTTCGCGGCATTCGCGCCGGGATGTGCCACGACATCTACTCCGCACACCAGGGAGTAGAGCACGACGACATGAACATTCTCTGCCTGGGCGCCCGCGTGATCGGACCAGAGCTGATGCTCGACCTTGTGCGCGGGTTCGTGGCCGCGCGCTTCACCGGCGAAGAGCGCCACCGCCGCCGATTGGCAAAGGTCATGGCGCTGGAACACCGGCTTCTGGAGAAGTAG
- the tkt gene encoding transketolase: MIEAHTATRVPRGAPAAKKPLERLELLCINTIRTLAMDAVQKANSGHPGTPMALAPVAFVLWDRHLRHNPANTQWPNRDRFILSNGHASMLLYSLLYLTGYGLTLEELQNFRQWDSRTPGHPEYGLTPGVETTTGPLGQGVANSVGMAIAERWLAAHFNRDAQKLIDYRIYAFCGDGDLMEGISQEAASVAGHLGLSNLIWIYDNNRITIEGHTALAFSDDVAARFLSYHWNVLRVGDANDLELLDVAIRTAHREEERPSLIIVDSHIAWGAPNKHDTSAAHGEPLGEEEIRLTKAAYGWPPEEHFLVPPEVLEYMHKALDRGDYWEREWNDALSEFRNRDAALAAEWDRLQRGELPPGWDAEIPSFPADPKGKATRDTGSIVENAIAKHVPWLIGGSADLAPSTKTLIAGAGDFESDNYSGRNFHFGIREHAMGAILNGMALSKLRVFGSTFLIFSDYMRAAIRLSALMDLPVIYVFTHDSIGLGEDGPTHQPIEQLMSLRMIPRLVVIRPADANETAEAWCMAMQTKQQPVALVLTRQAVPTLDRTKYASADGLRRGAYVLADSAGEAQVILMGTGSEVQLCLQAHERLAAEGIRSRVVSMPSWELFKQQPQEYQNSVLPPQVHARLAVEAGTGLGWREYVGSEGRVIARYDFGASAPIKDLLTHFGFTPEHVASEARSLIVR; the protein is encoded by the coding sequence ATGATCGAAGCGCACACAGCTACTCGCGTCCCTCGCGGCGCCCCGGCGGCAAAAAAGCCACTGGAACGGCTCGAACTGCTCTGCATCAACACCATCCGGACGCTCGCGATGGATGCGGTGCAGAAGGCCAATAGCGGTCATCCCGGCACGCCGATGGCGCTGGCGCCAGTGGCCTTCGTGTTGTGGGACCGCCATCTGCGGCACAACCCGGCCAATACGCAGTGGCCCAATCGCGACCGCTTCATCCTGTCCAATGGCCACGCGTCCATGCTGCTGTACTCGCTGTTGTACTTGACCGGTTATGGCCTAACCCTTGAAGAATTGCAGAACTTCCGGCAGTGGGACTCGCGTACGCCGGGTCATCCGGAATACGGGCTGACGCCGGGCGTAGAAACCACCACCGGCCCGCTGGGGCAAGGCGTGGCGAATTCGGTCGGCATGGCGATTGCGGAGCGCTGGCTCGCGGCACATTTCAATCGCGACGCACAGAAACTGATCGACTATCGCATTTACGCCTTCTGCGGCGACGGCGATCTCATGGAAGGTATTTCACAAGAAGCCGCCTCGGTCGCCGGGCACCTGGGTCTATCCAACCTCATCTGGATTTACGACAACAACCGCATCACCATCGAAGGCCACACCGCGTTGGCGTTTTCCGATGACGTTGCGGCGCGGTTCCTGTCTTACCACTGGAACGTGCTCCGAGTCGGTGATGCGAACGATCTTGAACTGCTCGACGTGGCGATCCGAACCGCACACAGGGAAGAGGAGCGCCCGTCGCTGATCATCGTGGACAGCCACATCGCCTGGGGCGCGCCCAACAAACACGACACTTCTGCCGCCCACGGCGAGCCGCTGGGAGAAGAAGAGATTCGCCTAACGAAAGCCGCCTATGGCTGGCCGCCGGAGGAGCACTTCCTGGTTCCACCCGAGGTGCTCGAATACATGCACAAGGCCCTCGACCGCGGAGATTACTGGGAGCGGGAATGGAACGATGCGCTCAGCGAGTTCCGCAATCGCGATGCTGCTCTGGCCGCGGAATGGGACCGGTTGCAACGGGGCGAGCTGCCGCCCGGCTGGGATGCCGAGATCCCCAGCTTTCCCGCTGACCCGAAGGGCAAGGCGACGAGAGACACGGGATCCATCGTAGAGAATGCGATTGCAAAACACGTACCGTGGCTGATCGGCGGATCGGCCGATCTAGCGCCCTCAACCAAGACGCTGATTGCCGGAGCCGGGGATTTTGAGAGCGATAACTACTCGGGAAGGAACTTTCATTTCGGCATACGGGAACACGCGATGGGCGCCATTCTCAACGGCATGGCGTTGTCGAAGCTGCGCGTATTCGGCTCGACCTTCCTGATCTTTTCCGACTACATGCGGGCCGCGATCCGGCTCTCCGCGCTCATGGACTTGCCCGTCATCTACGTGTTCACGCACGACTCGATCGGTCTGGGCGAGGACGGACCGACGCACCAGCCGATCGAGCAGCTGATGTCGTTGCGAATGATCCCGCGACTGGTGGTGATTCGTCCCGCGGATGCGAACGAGACGGCCGAGGCGTGGTGCATGGCGATGCAGACGAAGCAGCAGCCTGTCGCGCTCGTGCTCACGCGGCAGGCCGTGCCGACCTTGGATCGCACAAAGTACGCCAGCGCCGACGGGTTGCGGCGCGGGGCATACGTCTTGGCAGATTCAGCGGGAGAAGCGCAAGTCATCCTGATGGGCACCGGCTCGGAGGTGCAGCTCTGCCTGCAGGCGCACGAGCGGCTGGCGGCAGAGGGTATTCGCAGCCGCGTGGTCAGCATGCCGTCCTGGGAGCTGTTCAAGCAGCAACCCCAGGAGTACCAGAACAGCGTGCTTCCCCCTCAGGTCCACGCGCGCCTCGCTGTCGAGGCGGGTACAGGCTTGGGTTGGCGCGAGTACGTCGGCTCCGAAGGACGCGTGATCGCCCGCTACGACTTTGGCGCCTCGGCCCCAATCAAGGATTTGCTGACGCATTTCGGGTTCACGCCGGAGCACGTTGCCAGCGAAGCTCGATCGCTGATTGTGAGGTAG
- a CDS encoding glucan 1,4-alpha-glucosidase gives MAISPSVARLAPGGPGIEPRWTRGAKVGVGTAYSTSSRVWYTLDYGCVTEVYYPTIDSPQIRDLQFLITDGESFFHDERRNFVGQIDCIAEAALGFEVTKREKQGRYAIHKTILGDPHQNCLLIHTRLEAPPELLAKLRMYVLCAPHLEIGGWHNNGEVLQTKGRTVLVAHKGNTWLVLGATVPLTECSCGYVGVNDGWTDLADNYRLDWRYEAALDGNIALTGGLDLSRGAEFTVGLAFGTTRHDALSSLVQSLSIPFEQIRESFIRQWERTSKRFALAAASNNSTLFERSVNLLLAHEDKTYPGAMIASLSIPWGDEKSDEELGGYHLVWTRDMVKCVSALLAVGDLSTPLRALIYLAVSQREDGGFYQNFWIDGRPYWLGAQLDEVAFPILLAWRLWKHGALANFDPYDMVRRACGFLIREGPVTAQDRWEEASGYSPSTLAVHITALICAAEFFDDRGDPGTAEFVRDYADFLESHIERWTVTTQGTLVPGISRHYIRINPGDVAHGADEDPNCGTLILANQPPGAPFEFPAKEIVDPGFLELVRYGIRSADDAIIQDSLRVVDAVLKVDTPFGPCWRRYNHDGYGQREDGGSFKSWGIGRAWPLLTGERGHYEIAAGHDAGPYLRALEKFAQGIGLIPEQIWDAPNLPSRHLRFGGPTGSALPLLWAHAEYLKLQRSAADRKIFDLIEAAYDRYVRGGKERNAIEVWKFNRQAPTAAAGTRLRIQANSPFLLHWTSDEWQHSTDARSRATGVGLEFVDLPLPEQEGAIRFTFLWLDENRWEGKDYSIELQARAEQRVRGAVYGEPAIRVA, from the coding sequence ATGGCGATTAGCCCCAGTGTTGCACGCCTCGCGCCCGGTGGACCGGGAATTGAACCTCGGTGGACGCGCGGCGCTAAAGTCGGCGTTGGGACAGCCTATTCAACTTCCAGCCGCGTCTGGTACACGCTCGACTACGGGTGTGTGACCGAGGTTTATTATCCGACGATCGATTCACCCCAGATCCGTGATCTGCAGTTCCTGATCACTGACGGCGAGAGTTTTTTCCACGACGAGCGCAGGAACTTTGTCGGGCAGATCGATTGCATTGCAGAAGCGGCGCTCGGCTTTGAAGTCACCAAGCGAGAGAAACAAGGTCGTTACGCCATCCACAAGACCATTCTTGGCGACCCGCATCAGAACTGCCTTCTCATTCACACCCGGCTGGAAGCGCCTCCGGAATTGTTGGCCAAGCTGCGCATGTATGTGCTGTGTGCGCCGCACCTGGAGATTGGAGGCTGGCACAACAACGGAGAAGTGCTGCAGACAAAAGGGCGCACAGTCCTGGTCGCCCACAAAGGCAATACATGGCTGGTGCTTGGCGCCACCGTTCCGTTGACCGAGTGCTCCTGCGGTTATGTGGGCGTGAACGATGGATGGACGGATCTGGCTGACAATTATCGCCTGGACTGGCGATACGAGGCGGCACTCGACGGCAACATCGCTTTGACCGGCGGGCTCGATCTTTCCCGGGGCGCCGAATTCACGGTTGGATTGGCATTTGGCACTACCCGGCACGACGCTCTCAGTTCACTGGTGCAGTCGTTGAGCATCCCCTTCGAGCAGATACGCGAGTCTTTCATCCGGCAATGGGAGCGCACGTCCAAGCGGTTTGCTCTGGCGGCCGCATCCAACAATTCCACGCTGTTCGAGCGCAGCGTCAATCTACTGCTGGCGCATGAGGACAAGACGTATCCCGGCGCGATGATCGCGTCGCTCAGTATCCCCTGGGGCGATGAAAAGAGCGACGAAGAGCTTGGCGGCTACCATCTAGTATGGACGCGTGACATGGTGAAGTGCGTGAGCGCGTTGCTGGCGGTCGGCGACTTGAGCACGCCCTTGCGCGCACTCATTTATCTTGCCGTGTCGCAGCGCGAAGACGGCGGCTTTTACCAGAATTTCTGGATCGACGGGCGGCCATACTGGTTGGGCGCACAACTGGACGAGGTGGCATTTCCGATCTTGCTGGCGTGGCGTCTGTGGAAGCACGGCGCGCTCGCCAACTTCGATCCTTACGATATGGTTCGCCGCGCCTGCGGTTTCCTCATCCGAGAGGGTCCGGTTACGGCCCAGGATCGCTGGGAGGAAGCGAGCGGCTATTCGCCATCCACGCTGGCGGTCCACATCACCGCGCTCATATGCGCGGCCGAGTTCTTTGACGATCGGGGCGACCCGGGCACGGCAGAATTCGTCCGCGACTATGCCGATTTCCTGGAATCGCACATCGAGCGCTGGACGGTCACGACCCAGGGAACGCTCGTACCGGGAATCAGTCGCCATTACATCCGCATCAACCCGGGCGACGTTGCCCACGGTGCGGATGAGGATCCGAACTGTGGAACCTTGATCCTGGCAAACCAGCCGCCCGGTGCGCCCTTTGAGTTTCCCGCCAAGGAGATCGTGGACCCCGGTTTCCTCGAATTGGTTCGCTACGGGATTCGCAGCGCGGACGATGCCATCATTCAAGACTCACTGCGCGTCGTCGACGCCGTACTCAAGGTTGACACACCGTTTGGCCCTTGCTGGCGGCGCTACAACCACGACGGCTACGGCCAGCGAGAGGACGGCGGGTCTTTCAAGTCTTGGGGAATCGGACGTGCGTGGCCGCTGCTGACCGGCGAGAGAGGCCACTACGAAATCGCCGCCGGTCATGATGCTGGTCCTTATCTGCGTGCCCTTGAGAAATTCGCTCAAGGCATAGGCCTGATACCCGAGCAGATCTGGGATGCACCGAACCTGCCTTCGCGCCATCTCCGCTTTGGCGGACCGACCGGCTCCGCTCTACCTCTGCTCTGGGCTCATGCCGAATACCTGAAACTGCAACGCTCCGCCGCGGACCGCAAAATCTTTGATTTGATTGAAGCAGCCTACGATCGCTATGTGCGCGGCGGCAAGGAACGCAACGCGATCGAGGTGTGGAAATTCAATCGTCAGGCGCCCACGGCCGCTGCCGGCACGCGCCTGCGCATCCAAGCGAACTCTCCGTTCTTGCTGCATTGGACGAGCGACGAATGGCAGCATTCAACCGATGCACGGTCGAGAGCCACGGGCGTGGGTCTTGAATTTGTTGACCTCCCGCTGCCCGAACAGGAAGGCGCGATTCGCTTCACATTCTTATGGCTGGATGAAAACCGATGGGAAGGAAAAGACTACTCAATTGAATTGCAGGCCCGCGCGGAGCAGCGGGTCAGAGGGGCAGTATATGGCGAACCCGCAATCCGAGTCGCATGA
- a CDS encoding pirin family protein, producing the protein MSIRPVKRLIKSKPTLEGAGVHLRRAFGFGNTSDFDPFLLLDDFRNDVPEDYLAGFPWHPHRGIETITYVLAGTVAHGDSMGNNGVIAAGDVQWMTAGSGIIHQEMPKGDQTGRMHGFQLWANLPSSLKMTSPRYQEVKAPEIPEVKDDDGTHVRIVCGNFWGKTGPVEGIAADPIYLDVAVSPGRRKTLSVETNRHAFAYVFAGSGKFCNASGPLAVPTEAVKWADTAPPTEADNRSLILFDRGDEVTVQAGDDGIRFLLVSGKPLQEPVAWYGPIVMNTQEQLRQAFEELEQGKFLK; encoded by the coding sequence ATGTCGATTCGACCAGTGAAGCGGCTCATCAAGTCGAAGCCGACTCTCGAAGGCGCAGGCGTGCATTTGCGCCGGGCCTTCGGCTTCGGTAACACGTCTGACTTCGACCCCTTTCTTCTCTTGGATGACTTCCGCAATGACGTTCCGGAAGATTACTTGGCGGGCTTCCCGTGGCATCCGCACCGCGGCATTGAAACCATCACTTACGTGTTGGCTGGAACCGTGGCACACGGCGACAGCATGGGAAACAACGGGGTTATTGCGGCCGGCGACGTGCAATGGATGACCGCGGGTAGCGGAATCATCCACCAGGAGATGCCGAAGGGTGACCAGACGGGGCGGATGCATGGTTTCCAGCTGTGGGCGAATCTACCGTCCTCACTCAAAATGACCTCGCCGCGTTATCAGGAGGTGAAGGCGCCTGAAATTCCAGAGGTCAAGGATGACGATGGCACTCACGTTCGAATTGTCTGCGGCAATTTTTGGGGGAAGACGGGCCCCGTGGAGGGGATAGCCGCCGATCCCATCTACCTTGACGTTGCGGTATCTCCTGGCCGGAGGAAGACCCTCTCAGTCGAGACCAATCGGCACGCGTTTGCTTATGTTTTCGCGGGCAGCGGAAAGTTCTGCAATGCATCGGGTCCACTGGCGGTGCCGACGGAAGCGGTGAAATGGGCGGATACTGCACCTCCGACCGAGGCCGACAACCGCTCGCTCATCCTCTTCGATCGCGGCGACGAGGTCACGGTACAAGCGGGAGACGACGGCATCCGGTTTCTCCTAGTCTCGGGAAAGCCGCTGCAGGAGCCGGTTGCATGGTACGGCCCGATTGTGATGAACACGCAGGAGCAGCTTAGGCAGGCATTCGAGGAACTAGAACAGGGGAAGTTTCTAAAGTAG
- a CDS encoding DNA starvation/stationary phase protection protein, whose translation MRASNAVRLERREKATIGITGDLNPSEVAEITTALRQLLGDVFVLYLKTKNFHWHMSGRHFRDFHLLLDEHADQIFTMTDDIAERARKIGGTTLRSISDISRHQRLQDNNEESVAPLDMLAELAADNRRLTRFLRATHEICDRNNDVATASLIENWIDQTERRTWFLSEIQRDRRAS comes from the coding sequence ATGAGAGCAAGTAATGCAGTTCGACTGGAGAGGCGAGAGAAAGCTACGATCGGGATCACCGGCGATCTCAACCCGAGTGAAGTTGCGGAAATTACAACTGCCTTGCGCCAATTGCTTGGCGACGTATTCGTACTCTACCTGAAAACCAAGAATTTCCACTGGCACATGAGCGGGCGCCACTTCAGAGATTTCCACCTGCTCCTGGACGAGCACGCCGACCAGATCTTCACCATGACCGACGACATCGCGGAACGCGCACGCAAGATCGGCGGGACCACGCTGCGCTCCATCAGCGATATCTCACGGCATCAACGGTTGCAAGACAACAACGAGGAATCTGTCGCTCCCCTGGACATGCTGGCGGAGCTGGCGGCTGACAACCGGCGACTCACTCGGTTCCTGCGTGCAACCCACGAGATTTGCGATCGGAACAACGATGTGGCCACAGCCAGCCTGATTGAAAACTGGATCGACCAGACGGAACGCCGCACGTGGTTCTTATCCGAAATTCAGCGGGATCGCCGAGCGAGCTGA
- a CDS encoding cyclic nucleotide-binding domain-containing protein, protein MVETSELLRVPAFADLPEDQLAWFLSQSEELHFSPGETYVRANDPADAMFVILEGELQARGEFGGEIVVIPMKTGDVTGALPFSRMKQAMVTGRALSASRLLRFPAALFPELVQKMPELAKRLVGVMSDRIREVTRIEQQRDRLAALGKLSAGLAHELNNPASAAKRAASQLRDILNRIRDASHELGRRELTPAQKAEIEKLEASLTTLDGPPPDALTIRDLEEQIESWLHGHGQNDLWQLPSDLASKNIKPAVLESLFATLDPDTARAALVRIAASLEVATLLNEIESSTSRISELVLAIKEYTFMDQAPLQNVDIVKSLENTLTILNHKLKRRAVVVRREYEQVSLLVNSFGSELNQVWTNIIDNAIDAMGGNGELRVRTYREDTCVVVEIGDNGPGIPPEIKPRIFEPFFTTKGVGEGTGLGLDTVQRIVRKHRGNIQVTSKPGDTRFQVWLPLADAPG, encoded by the coding sequence ATGGTCGAGACATCGGAACTCCTTCGCGTCCCGGCATTCGCCGACCTGCCTGAGGACCAGCTTGCCTGGTTCCTCAGCCAGTCGGAAGAGCTGCATTTCAGCCCCGGAGAAACCTACGTGCGCGCGAATGATCCGGCAGATGCGATGTTTGTGATTCTGGAAGGAGAACTGCAAGCGCGGGGAGAATTTGGAGGCGAAATCGTCGTCATTCCAATGAAGACGGGCGATGTGACCGGCGCGCTCCCGTTTTCCAGGATGAAGCAGGCCATGGTCACGGGGCGGGCGCTTTCGGCAAGTCGCCTCTTGCGTTTTCCAGCAGCGCTGTTTCCAGAACTGGTGCAGAAGATGCCGGAACTGGCCAAACGGCTGGTCGGCGTGATGTCGGACAGAATCCGCGAAGTTACGCGCATCGAGCAACAGCGAGACCGGCTGGCTGCGCTGGGAAAGCTTTCGGCTGGGCTGGCGCATGAGCTCAACAACCCAGCGTCCGCCGCCAAACGTGCCGCCAGCCAATTGCGTGACATCCTGAATCGGATCAGAGACGCGAGTCACGAGCTAGGACGGCGCGAGCTGACACCGGCGCAAAAAGCGGAAATCGAAAAGCTGGAAGCTTCGCTTACCACACTGGACGGACCTCCGCCCGATGCCCTGACGATCAGAGACCTGGAAGAGCAGATCGAGTCGTGGTTGCACGGTCACGGGCAAAACGACCTGTGGCAATTGCCCTCCGACCTGGCGAGCAAGAATATCAAGCCGGCAGTTTTGGAATCGTTGTTTGCGACACTCGATCCCGATACCGCCCGAGCCGCGCTGGTGAGGATTGCGGCGTCGCTGGAAGTGGCGACGCTGCTGAATGAAATCGAGAGCAGCACGTCGCGGATTTCCGAGCTGGTGCTGGCGATCAAGGAATACACGTTCATGGACCAGGCGCCGCTGCAGAACGTGGACATCGTGAAGAGCCTGGAAAACACGCTTACAATACTGAACCACAAGCTCAAGCGGCGCGCCGTTGTGGTGCGGCGCGAGTACGAGCAGGTCTCCCTCCTGGTGAATTCGTTCGGCAGCGAACTGAACCAGGTCTGGACCAACATCATCGACAATGCCATTGACGCGATGGGGGGCAATGGCGAGCTTCGCGTCCGGACATATCGAGAGGACACGTGCGTGGTCGTCGAGATCGGCGACAACGGCCCGGGAATTCCGCCCGAGATCAAGCCGCGTATCTTTGAGCCTTTCTTCACGACCAAGGGAGTCGGGGAGGGCACCGGACTGGGGCTGGATACGGTGCAGCGAATTGTGAGGAAGCACAGAGGCAATATTCAGGTCACATCGAAGCCGGGCGATACACGATTTCAAGTGTGGCTCCCGCTGGCGGACGCTCCGGGATAG
- a CDS encoding FAD-dependent oxidoreductase encodes MYPQLDDLLDDWQASYRPTFDGIRLLGTRWSPRSYELRDFLARNHVPYQWIDVELSANDPETKRLLEALGPEAANLPVVLFPDGTKLLDSVPTQVAQRIGLRTRAQTDFYDLAIVGGGPAGLAAAVYGASEGLHTVMIEREAPGGQAGMSSRIENYLGFPNGLSGGDLARRAVVQAQRFGVEILSPQEAVGVRIEGPYRIIKLADGSEISCHALMIAAGVQWRRLEAPGIDRLQGAGVYYGGGATEALSCKGEIVYVVGGANSAGQAAMNFSKYAERVVILVRGTSLASSMSQYLIDQIKETPNIQLWSQASVVEVHGDNHLEEVSVLCSDTGKTERVPANAMFIFIGALPRTKWLTDVVERDERGFILTGPDLTRDGQRAKGWTLDRDPFLLETNVPGLFAVGDVRHGSVKRVASGVGEGSVAVQFVHQYLSKV; translated from the coding sequence TTGTATCCGCAGTTGGATGACTTGCTCGACGACTGGCAAGCCTCCTACCGCCCGACATTCGATGGTATCCGGCTGTTGGGCACTCGGTGGTCGCCACGCTCGTATGAACTGCGGGATTTCCTGGCGCGCAATCATGTGCCGTACCAGTGGATCGACGTGGAGCTTTCCGCCAACGATCCGGAAACCAAGCGACTGTTGGAGGCGCTGGGCCCGGAGGCGGCGAATCTGCCGGTGGTTCTGTTCCCCGACGGGACCAAGCTCTTGGACAGCGTGCCGACACAGGTTGCGCAAAGGATTGGATTGCGGACGCGGGCGCAAACCGACTTTTACGATCTGGCCATTGTGGGCGGAGGACCGGCCGGACTGGCGGCAGCCGTGTATGGCGCGTCGGAAGGGCTGCACACCGTGATGATTGAGCGGGAAGCGCCAGGCGGCCAGGCAGGAATGAGCTCGCGCATCGAGAATTACCTGGGGTTCCCGAACGGGCTCAGCGGCGGCGACCTGGCGCGTCGCGCGGTGGTGCAGGCGCAGCGTTTTGGGGTGGAGATCCTGTCGCCGCAGGAGGCGGTCGGCGTCCGCATCGAAGGGCCGTACCGGATTATCAAGCTGGCGGACGGCAGCGAGATCTCCTGCCACGCACTGATGATTGCGGCGGGTGTGCAGTGGCGGCGACTGGAAGCTCCGGGAATCGACCGCTTGCAGGGCGCCGGTGTTTACTACGGCGGCGGCGCAACCGAAGCGCTGTCGTGCAAGGGCGAGATCGTGTATGTCGTGGGCGGCGCGAATTCGGCAGGCCAGGCCGCCATGAATTTCTCCAAGTATGCCGAACGCGTGGTCATCCTGGTGCGGGGAACGTCGCTCGCAAGCAGCATGTCACAGTACCTGATCGACCAGATCAAAGAGACACCCAACATTCAGTTGTGGAGCCAAGCCAGCGTGGTCGAAGTGCATGGTGACAATCACCTGGAGGAAGTTTCGGTGCTGTGTTCGGACACCGGCAAGACCGAGCGCGTGCCGGCGAACGCCATGTTCATCTTTATCGGAGCGCTGCCGCGAACGAAATGGCTGACGGATGTGGTTGAGCGAGACGAACGCGGATTCATCCTGACCGGCCCCGATCTCACACGGGACGGACAACGTGCCAAGGGATGGACGCTGGACAGGGATCCGTTCCTGCTGGAGACCAATGTTCCCGGGCTGTTTGCGGTGGGCGACGTGCGCCATGGGTCGGTCAAGCGCGTGGCTTCCGGAGTCGGTGAAGGATCGGTGGCTGTGCAATTCGTCCATCAGTACCTGAGCAAGGTCTAA